In Neisseria dentiae, one DNA window encodes the following:
- a CDS encoding DUF551 domain-containing protein, which translates to MNKFQNWIDIKDDVPPVETTVIVADQRGNVWSTWASDEDGVFWFYDEEPDNRVTHWMPCPAHPLNKETEQK; encoded by the coding sequence ATGAACAAATTTCAAAACTGGATTGACATTAAAGATGATGTACCACCTGTTGAAACAACCGTAATCGTTGCAGACCAGAGAGGCAATGTCTGGAGTACATGGGCATCTGATGAGGATGGTGTTTTTTGGTTTTACGATGAAGAACCTGATAATCGTGTTACACATTGGATGCCTTGCCCTGCACACCCTCTCAATAAAGAAACGGAACAAAAATGA
- a CDS encoding siphovirus Gp157 family protein — protein sequence MNHKLMLYQSAANVTDALEAAANGYFENDKEAADTIAAVQGQFEVDSQSVIAWLLNREAMAESAESRIKQAAENLKREKALHDSIRHAISEAMQRTGIQKIESSDGLFKASFRKSTAVAVFDEAQIPAEFMREKISYTPDKTAIKKAIESGREVAGAKLETRQNLQIK from the coding sequence ATGAATCATAAACTTATGCTGTATCAATCCGCAGCCAACGTAACCGACGCGCTGGAAGCAGCCGCCAACGGATATTTTGAAAACGATAAGGAAGCTGCCGACACCATCGCCGCCGTGCAAGGCCAGTTTGAAGTAGACAGTCAGTCCGTTATCGCATGGCTGCTGAACCGCGAAGCCATGGCCGAATCAGCAGAAAGCCGTATCAAACAGGCCGCCGAAAACCTGAAGAGAGAAAAGGCATTGCACGACTCAATCCGCCATGCCATCAGCGAAGCCATGCAGCGCACAGGCATTCAGAAAATCGAATCTTCAGACGGCCTGTTTAAAGCCAGCTTCCGCAAATCAACTGCCGTAGCAGTTTTTGACGAGGCGCAAATCCCAGCCGAATTTATGCGCGAAAAAATCAGCTACACGCCCGATAAAACGGCCATTAAAAAGGCCATCGAATCAGGCCGGGAAGTGGCAGGGGCGAAACTAGAAACCCGTCAAAACCTGCAAATCAAATGA